The nucleotide sequence TGatgttgttttgttattttaattgttgattCTTTTAGACTGACATAGTAATTGTCTCCTCTTCAACTACGAGTTAGCAACTGCTAGCTTCTTGCTTTATTATCAAAAATCTCGAGCTATGCCCTCTGTCTTATGTGAGTTTGACATTGGCAAATTGTGGTTTCATTATGGactttaaattgtaaatttgacTATTTTCAGCCTTCATATCCTGTCATTCTCGTTTCTCCCCTTCATGTCGATTGTAATTGAGATACAGTATCTGCTAGTAATTGTTTCTGCCTGTACATTAGTTTGGTATTCCTCAGACTTGTGCTTGCACTGAACTAAATCTCCCATTGGTGTCATTTTGGTTCCATGCTATGTTGGTTGTGGGGTTCTTCAGTTCACTACACTCAAGCCATTGGGTGATAGAGTGTTGGTGAAGATTAAGACTGCAGAGGAGAAGACTGTAGGTGGCATCTTACTTCCATCATCAGCACAGACAAAGCCACAAGGAGGTGAGGTTGTTGCTTTTGGCGAGGGTAAGGCAATTGGGAAGAACAAAGTGGAAATTAGTGTGAAGGTAAttgtctttgttatttttatttccgATGTCCCCATTCCATGTTTTGGTGATCTATTATATGCTCTTTGGTGCAGACTGGTTCCCGAATTGTGTACTCCAAGTATGCAGGGACTGAGGTGGAATTCAGTGGATCAAAACATCTTATACTAAAGGAGGATGACATTGTTGGTATTTTGGAGACAGATGATATCAAGGATATGAAGCCGTTGAACGATAGAGTCTTGATTAAGGTTTGTTATTATCTGATTTCATTCCCTTTTCTATTAAAGGAGTTGCAGTCAAGAATCTAGCTGCAAGATTAATATCAAAATGTGGTGGAGTTTGGGATCTTCCCCAAACTTGGCACAGCATCAACAACTGGACTAATTTGCATTAGAATTGAAGATATGGAGTTGACAAAGCTCCCTCCTTTATTTAGTTTTTCGTTCTCATGGTTCCTCTTTTTCTAGTGGTTCACCGGAGTCTATATTATGTTTATAAGAATATCTATTTCTTTGTACAATCATATTGTGTGGAGTTAGTAACCCAATTGtactaaaattcaaaaataggtGGCCGAGGTTGAGGATAAAACTGCTGGTGGCTTGTTGCTAACAGAGGCAACCAAGGAGAAACCATCCATTGGCACGGTAAGAACCCTTTTCTTTTAACCTCATCAAGGTTTAGCATGTGTTATTTGCCCGCTATGACAGTTACAGTGGAAGCGGCTTCCCTTTCCCGATCTTCTGATTCTGTTTGAAACAGGTGGTTGCTGTCGGACCAGGACCCCTGGATGAGGAAGGTAAGAGAAAGCCGCCATCTGTCGCTTCCGGGAACACAGTGTTGTACTCAAAGTACGCGGGGAATGATTTCAAGGGTGCCGATGGTTCGGAATACATAGCTCTTAGGGCATCAGAAGTGATGGCAGTGCTTTCTTAGATTGTTTCGTTTTCGTGGGGCTTTTATGCGTCTACTTTCTCACCCACACCAAAGATCTAAAGCACCCCAGTTTTGGGAAATGAGAGAGCTCATTGATGTAATAGCACTTTATGCACGAACTGCAGCAAATGGGTTTAAATCCAGTTGTGACTGTTGCATTCTAAGTTATAAGcttaaaacttgtttgtggAATTCCTTGAGGTGTTCCTAGTCATATCTCATTTTTGCCTCTTAACTTTTTTTAACTTAGCCAAAAGCTATAAATGGATTGCTCCTAGATGCTGCGGGA is from Diospyros lotus cultivar Yz01 chromosome 2, ASM1463336v1, whole genome shotgun sequence and encodes:
- the LOC127795912 gene encoding 20 kDa chaperonin, chloroplastic — encoded protein: MATTQLTAPSISARRLPSFEGLKPSTVSVPLVGMRKGGLSLGSFRGRLVVKAATTVAPKFTTLKPLGDRVLVKIKTAEEKTVGGILLPSSAQTKPQGGEVVAFGEGKAIGKNKVEISVKTGSRIVYSKYAGTEVEFSGSKHLILKEDDIVGILETDDIKDMKPLNDRVLIKVAEVEDKTAGGLLLTEATKEKPSIGTVVAVGPGPLDEEGKRKPPSVASGNTVLYSKYAGNDFKGADGSEYIALRASEVMAVLS